One window from the genome of Salvia miltiorrhiza cultivar Shanhuang (shh) chromosome 7, IMPLAD_Smil_shh, whole genome shotgun sequence encodes:
- the LOC130993362 gene encoding protein phosphatase 2C 57, whose amino-acid sequence MALCSPQLQKFLVNKICGNYGCNQTSKRSSIIVKGGEGRRLCSAIAIDSPASIANVSGIRWGSVQLKGAREEMEDDAVIIQSDELDGFSYAAVFDGHAGFSSVQFLREELYRECYAALQGKKKLLSGKDFKAIKKALEDAFESADAKLLKWLEKSGEEDESGATATVVFLRDDRLFVSHVGDSCLALSRSGKAEVLTHSHRPYGNKPVSLQEIRRIREAGGWIVDGRICGDISVSRAFGDIRFKTKKNEMLKKGVEEGRWTEKFASRIQFTGDLVTASPDVFETALGPDAEFVVLASDGLWDYMSSSDVINFIRDQLRKHGDVQMASEALAQVALDRRSQDNISIIIADLRRTDWQNLPVQKQNVALELAQAVATITLVSLGIWMSTLIS is encoded by the exons ATGGCCTTATGCAGTCCACAGCTACAGAAGTTTCTGGTGAACAAAATCTGCGGCAACTATGGCTGCAACCAGACTTCCAAGAGAAGCAGCATCATAGTAAAGGGCGGAGAGGGAAGAAGACTCTGCTCCGCCATAGCAATAGACTCGCCGGCTTCAATTGCAAACGTGTCGGGAATCAGATGGGGCTCCGTTCAGCTCAAGGGAGCACGCGAAGAGATGGAGGATGATGCCGTCATTATTCAGTCTGATGAGCTTGATGGATTCTCCTATGCTGCAGTTTTTGATGGCCATGCTGGATTCTCTTCTGTTCAATTCCTCAG GGAAGAATTATACAGAGAATGTTATGCTGCATTACAAGGCAAGAAGAAACTGTTGAGTGGGAAGGATTTCAAAGCGATCAAGAAGGCGTTAGAAGACGCTTTTGAAAGTGCAGACGCCAAACTCTTGAAATG GCTTGAGAAGAGCGGGGAAGAAGACGAGTCTGGTGCAACGGCCACTGTTGTCTTCCTTCGCGATGATAGGCTGTTTGTTTCTCATGTTGGTGACTCATGCTTG GCTCTTTCAAGATCAGGAAAAGCAGAAGTCTTGACTCATTCTCATCGGCCCTATGGGAACAAGCCAGTTTCTCTGCAAGAAATCAGGCGAATCAGAGAGGCTGGTGGTTGG ATTGTCGATGGAAGGATTTGTGGAGACATCTCTGTGTCCCGCGCCTTTGGTGACATACGGTTTAAGACCAAGAAAAACGA GATGCTGAAGAAGGGAGTCGAGGAAGGGCGATGGACTGAAAAATTTGCTTCACG CATACAATTTACTGGAGACTTAGTTACCGCGTCTCCTGATGTTTTCGAAACAGCTCTTGGACCGGATGCTGAGTTTGTAGTATTGGCGTCTGACGGCCTGTGGGATTACATGAGCAG CTCGGATGTGATAAATTTCATCAGAGATCAGCTCCGCAAACATGGAGATGTTCAG ATGGCTTCTGAAGCTCTTGCACAAGTGGCTCTG GACCGACGTTCACAAGATAACATCAGCATTATCATTGCTGATCTGAG GCGAACAGACTGGCAAAATCTACCGGTGCAGAAGCAGAACGTTGCGTTGGAATTGGCCCAAGCTGTAGCTACCATCACTTTAGTTTCTCTTGGTATATGGATGTCAACTTTGATCTCGTGA